The Pyrococcus kukulkanii genome contains a region encoding:
- a CDS encoding sodium/proline symporter produces the protein MSSAYEMLKNPVAFAAFLFTLLLPIFVGFLVMKRTKTEEDFFVGGRAMDKITVALSAVSSGRSSWLVLGLSGMAYKMGVTAVWAAVGYITVEMLQFVYMGMRLRRFSEKFNAITVPDYFEARFRDTSKIVRLVVSIIIVIFLTSYVGAQFNAGAKTLSAALGISLFTGLIIAVLMIVVYMVLGGFIAVAYNDVIRAVIMIIGLTVLPAVAVAKVGGVNAVLEVLHQLNPKYVDPWAFGAGVVIGFLGIGLGSPGQPHIIVRYMSINDPDRLRQSTVIGTFWNVVLAWGAIFVGLAGRALVPEVGMLPNESEEMIYPYLSAQFFGPLLYGILMGGIFAAILSTADSQLLVVSSTVVKDFYQEVIRKGEKLDEKTALKISRVTVLVIGFLAAILAYYAKDIIFWFVLFAWGGLGASIGPTLLLSLYWKRTTKWGVVAGMIVGTITTIVWKLYLKEVTGLYELVPAFIFALIATILVSLVTKPPENVEELMKAMEA, from the coding sequence ATGAGCTCAGCATACGAGATGCTAAAGAATCCAGTAGCATTTGCAGCGTTCCTATTTACCCTGTTGCTCCCAATATTCGTAGGATTCTTGGTTATGAAAAGAACAAAGACGGAGGAAGACTTCTTCGTTGGCGGAAGGGCCATGGACAAAATCACAGTTGCCCTATCAGCTGTCTCTTCAGGAAGGTCTAGTTGGCTAGTTCTTGGACTGAGCGGAATGGCATACAAAATGGGAGTAACTGCGGTATGGGCAGCAGTTGGTTATATAACCGTGGAAATGCTCCAGTTCGTTTACATGGGAATGAGGCTTAGGAGATTTTCTGAGAAGTTCAATGCCATAACTGTTCCAGACTACTTCGAGGCAAGATTTAGGGATACAAGCAAGATTGTTAGGCTCGTAGTTTCGATAATTATCGTTATATTCCTCACATCCTACGTCGGTGCCCAGTTCAACGCGGGAGCAAAGACGTTAAGTGCCGCACTTGGAATAAGCTTATTCACTGGCCTCATAATAGCAGTTCTGATGATAGTAGTCTATATGGTTCTTGGCGGATTCATAGCCGTAGCTTATAATGATGTCATAAGGGCAGTCATAATGATCATAGGACTCACAGTTCTTCCAGCCGTTGCCGTTGCTAAGGTTGGTGGCGTTAACGCGGTTCTTGAAGTTTTACATCAATTAAACCCGAAGTATGTTGATCCTTGGGCATTTGGAGCTGGAGTTGTAATAGGCTTCCTAGGGATTGGCCTAGGATCCCCAGGGCAACCCCACATCATAGTTAGGTACATGTCGATAAACGACCCCGATAGGCTTAGGCAGTCCACGGTTATAGGAACGTTCTGGAACGTTGTCCTAGCTTGGGGTGCAATATTCGTGGGTTTAGCTGGAAGGGCACTAGTTCCGGAAGTCGGAATGCTACCAAATGAGAGCGAGGAGATGATATATCCTTACCTAAGTGCCCAGTTCTTCGGTCCCCTACTCTATGGAATACTTATGGGTGGCATTTTCGCAGCTATTTTATCAACGGCCGACTCTCAGTTACTTGTAGTATCCTCAACAGTCGTCAAAGACTTTTATCAGGAGGTCATAAGAAAGGGAGAGAAGCTTGATGAAAAGACAGCCCTCAAGATCAGCAGGGTGACTGTATTAGTGATAGGGTTCTTGGCTGCAATTCTTGCTTACTATGCTAAGGATATTATATTCTGGTTCGTTCTCTTCGCTTGGGGCGGGTTGGGAGCTTCAATAGGACCGACACTCCTACTCTCCCTATACTGGAAGAGAACCACAAAGTGGGGAGTAGTAGCAGGAATGATCGTTGGAACGATAACTACAATAGTTTGGAAACTTTATC
- a CDS encoding BadF/BadG/BcrA/BcrD ATPase family protein has protein sequence MMFLGIDAGATKTEAVIIDKKERILGVGYGGPANLNSSPLQVVRNSLIKAIVEALPEKSNKDNIKSACISIAGTLGGNTKIIREILNEVLPKTSIIIKRDYEIAHIACFNFKPGVVFIAGTGSIAYGVNEKGERVRVGGWGHLVGDEGSGYWVGQEGVRAGLKFYDGRGQPTILYNYLKEYLGIENDSPDSIIRAIYSSENKKTLIAGFAPYVVKAAREGDQVARLILERAAEEIVSSYLAAVQRLKFESIQGKLGIAGGFYFGARDILKPILLWKLGRVFGDIVDLKEPIMSNAEAAARVALKTSTNISQKTTPHNYGS, from the coding sequence ATGATGTTCCTAGGAATCGATGCTGGAGCTACAAAAACTGAGGCAGTAATTATTGATAAAAAGGAAAGAATTCTTGGAGTAGGATATGGCGGACCGGCAAATTTAAATTCATCTCCTCTCCAGGTCGTAAGAAATTCCCTCATTAAAGCAATTGTAGAAGCCTTACCAGAAAAGTCTAATAAGGATAACATAAAATCCGCCTGTATATCAATTGCCGGGACGCTTGGTGGAAATACCAAGATAATAAGAGAGATTCTGAATGAAGTCTTACCTAAAACTAGCATCATAATAAAAAGAGATTATGAAATCGCTCATATAGCATGCTTCAATTTTAAGCCAGGGGTTGTATTTATTGCTGGGACCGGTTCTATTGCATATGGAGTTAATGAGAAAGGTGAGAGAGTAAGAGTTGGAGGATGGGGCCATTTAGTTGGAGACGAAGGAAGTGGATACTGGGTTGGTCAGGAAGGAGTAAGAGCGGGGTTAAAATTTTATGATGGGAGAGGGCAACCCACAATCCTGTATAATTATTTAAAGGAATATCTCGGGATAGAAAACGATAGTCCTGACAGTATTATAAGAGCAATATACTCATCAGAGAATAAAAAGACACTTATTGCTGGGTTTGCTCCTTATGTTGTTAAAGCTGCAAGAGAGGGAGATCAAGTAGCTAGGCTAATATTGGAACGAGCTGCTGAAGAAATTGTTTCATCTTATCTAGCTGCAGTGCAGAGGTTAAAATTTGAAAGTATTCAAGGAAAGCTCGGAATAGCAGGGGGATTTTACTTTGGAGCTAGGGATATACTTAAACCAATTCTTCTTTGGAAGTTAGGGAGGGTATTTGGCGATATCGTTGATCTAAAAGAACCCATTATGAGTAACGCTGAAGCTGCAGCAAGAGTTGCTTTAAAAACTTCAACCAATATTTCACAAAAGACAACTCCTCATAATTATGGCTCCTAG
- a CDS encoding ABC transporter permease, with amino-acid sequence MVEMRISAKINEIVRNLRNVLKFTWNHKMGKLGIIILAFLLVMALFPQLFTKYTPEWTSNEIFEPASWEHPCGLDHQGKDIWTQIVYGTRISLSVGFIAAILTILLGALIGTIAGYYGGVLDDFLMFISDSIMMLPSLLLLLVIASLFSSIWNIWYTIIVIALISWPSTARMVRAQTLQLKHRLYVQAAIALGASNKRIILKHILPNIVPLLFARAAILIAGFIVTVASLTFLGLGDPNNPDWGYVMYTANKNMMIIVMKGMWQWIIVPGIMISLAVIAFVCIGEALEDYLNPKLRER; translated from the coding sequence ATGGTAGAAATGAGGATCTCAGCAAAAATAAATGAAATAGTTAGGAATTTAAGGAACGTACTTAAATTTACATGGAATCACAAAATGGGTAAATTAGGAATTATAATTCTAGCTTTTCTCCTAGTAATGGCTCTCTTTCCTCAGCTATTTACCAAATACACACCAGAATGGACATCCAATGAGATATTTGAGCCCGCGTCTTGGGAACACCCCTGTGGCCTAGATCATCAGGGTAAAGACATTTGGACGCAAATAGTATATGGGACAAGAATCTCTCTTAGTGTAGGATTCATTGCGGCGATACTCACGATTCTATTGGGAGCCCTCATAGGGACTATTGCAGGATATTATGGAGGGGTACTAGATGATTTCTTAATGTTTATTTCAGATTCTATAATGATGCTCCCTAGCCTTCTACTTTTGTTAGTCATAGCCTCTCTATTTTCTTCAATATGGAACATTTGGTATACTATAATTGTGATAGCATTAATATCATGGCCATCAACTGCAAGAATGGTTAGGGCTCAAACACTTCAACTTAAGCATAGACTTTATGTTCAGGCTGCTATAGCCTTAGGGGCTAGTAATAAGAGGATTATCCTTAAACATATATTACCAAATATAGTTCCACTTCTCTTCGCTAGAGCAGCGATCTTAATAGCTGGATTCATTGTAACAGTGGCTTCTTTAACATTTTTGGGACTGGGAGATCCAAATAATCCTGATTGGGGTTATGTAATGTACACAGCTAATAAGAATATGATGATTATCGTAATGAAAGGAATGTGGCAGTGGATCATAGTTCCGGGGATAATGATATCTCTCGCTGTTATAGCCTTTGTCTGTATAGGAGAAGCCCTAGAAGATTACCTAAATCCAAAGCTTAGGGAGAGGTGA
- a CDS encoding ABC transporter permease, protein MGRSVFSYIAVKLLHKVITLIFVILLIYILLRLAPGTPFDQYLYQGKITEEQYERLLEKWGYKDNFITGAIKVLYGMFTFSLFKMKSPVYNKPIIELISVRLPYTLGLVTAAYFFGAMLGMLLGLYCAKNRGTLKESAILWLTLGIRALPVFWLGMVLLYFLAFKAGLFPYLTTSELKPQNIFHYMVDWLWHSLLPIIVLSKIYAVSYLLTIRNMTTEEYTSDYVTALRAIGLKENYILERHVLRNIMPPVITMMAIDIGFLFGGAVVTETVFNYPGMGTLIYQAMWTKDYPVVLASFYIIAIAVIVAITIAEVTYAYLDPRIRGE, encoded by the coding sequence ATGGGGAGGAGCGTTTTCTCATACATAGCAGTTAAATTGTTACATAAGGTTATAACTCTAATATTTGTAATATTGCTCATATATATCCTCCTTAGACTTGCTCCTGGAACACCTTTTGATCAATACTTATATCAAGGTAAAATAACCGAAGAACAGTATGAAAGGCTTTTAGAGAAATGGGGATATAAAGATAATTTCATCACAGGTGCCATTAAAGTTCTTTATGGTATGTTTACATTCAGCCTGTTCAAAATGAAGTCTCCTGTATATAATAAACCCATAATTGAATTAATTTCGGTTAGACTTCCCTACACATTAGGTCTCGTAACTGCTGCATATTTCTTTGGAGCAATGTTGGGCATGTTACTTGGGTTATATTGTGCAAAAAACCGTGGAACATTAAAGGAGTCAGCAATTTTATGGTTAACCTTAGGAATTAGAGCATTGCCTGTATTCTGGCTAGGCATGGTTCTATTGTATTTCTTGGCATTTAAAGCAGGATTGTTCCCATATCTAACTACATCAGAATTAAAGCCCCAAAATATATTTCACTACATGGTTGATTGGTTGTGGCATAGCTTATTGCCCATAATTGTACTCTCCAAGATATATGCTGTTTCATACTTGCTTACCATAAGAAATATGACTACAGAGGAGTATACAAGTGATTATGTCACTGCTCTTAGGGCTATTGGATTAAAGGAGAACTATATTCTCGAGAGGCATGTACTAAGGAACATAATGCCTCCAGTTATTACAATGATGGCTATAGATATTGGATTTTTATTTGGGGGAGCAGTCGTTACTGAGACGGTGTTCAATTATCCTGGAATGGGTACCCTTATTTACCAGGCAATGTGGACTAAAGATTATCCAGTTGTGTTGGCTTCATTCTATATCATCGCAATTGCTGTAATAGTTGCAATTACGATAGCTGAAGTTACATATGCATACTTAGATCCTAGAATAAGGGGGGAATAA
- a CDS encoding ABC transporter substrate-binding protein: MKAPKLLVAAIVGVIVLSIGAFPQVLGKPEIELVLATRQWKNFNPLTSSTVYANVVLDKIYEPLIRWDDSGFKLTGALAEKWEFKTSGDKKILTFYLRKGVKWHDDQEVTADDVKYTIELFKKDPATFVNPDSLILQGLEDIKVLDKYTIQLIYDANKAPANSFLEMAFTTLFIVPKHIWENKNIIPDPTASLDKPQQLIGCGPFKVVEIKPDEYVKLEAFPGHYLGKPEVDRIIFKIINDRNQFAMMVAAGEVDAGYHYFFGKYLEEFKKMIAGDPNVQIYRTASKSIHLLAFNFKKGFPYNNLEFRKAIAYAIPVDKIVEKYYGTDGAVLGSMGFLGPFFGDFAKYLPKEKLYPYNPEKAKEILDKLGFKDINGDGYRETPDGKPFEIYLLTRAPGDSFFRDAIGDDIARYLKEVGLKVKVDKAGDYWDKWGAGSWDLAIVGYVPSKPTDLAWFTTDNPGNRIGYSNPKFDELFNEFQRIGDPKIAYQLEEILAKDIPFIALYHPIVATPYRIDHYRGWKPNPRYYTVGYWSLIGSPTKIIKETETKIMTTTSVTTSVIEKTQTIEKKETVTKTETVEKGVCGPAILVALTSLPLILRRRRR, translated from the coding sequence GTGAAAGCGCCAAAGTTACTAGTTGCGGCCATAGTTGGAGTTATCGTATTAAGCATAGGAGCCTTTCCACAAGTCCTTGGAAAACCAGAGATCGAATTAGTCCTTGCAACAAGGCAATGGAAAAACTTCAATCCTCTTACTTCTAGCACAGTATACGCAAATGTAGTCCTTGACAAGATTTACGAACCCCTAATTAGGTGGGATGACAGTGGATTTAAACTTACAGGAGCATTAGCAGAAAAGTGGGAGTTCAAAACTAGTGGAGACAAGAAAATTTTGACGTTTTATTTGAGAAAAGGCGTTAAATGGCATGATGATCAGGAAGTAACGGCAGATGACGTTAAATATACAATAGAGTTATTTAAGAAAGACCCTGCAACATTCGTTAATCCAGATTCGTTAATTCTTCAGGGGCTTGAAGATATTAAAGTCCTAGATAAGTATACAATCCAGCTAATATATGATGCAAATAAAGCTCCTGCAAATTCCTTCCTTGAAATGGCATTTACAACTCTCTTCATAGTTCCAAAGCACATATGGGAGAACAAGAATATAATTCCAGATCCAACGGCTTCCCTAGACAAGCCTCAGCAACTCATTGGATGTGGTCCATTTAAAGTTGTAGAGATAAAGCCAGACGAATACGTAAAGTTAGAAGCATTTCCAGGACACTATCTCGGAAAGCCTGAAGTAGACAGGATAATTTTCAAGATAATCAATGATAGGAACCAATTTGCAATGATGGTTGCTGCAGGAGAGGTAGACGCGGGATATCATTACTTCTTTGGAAAGTATTTAGAGGAATTCAAGAAGATGATTGCAGGAGATCCAAATGTCCAGATATACAGGACTGCCTCGAAATCAATTCACTTATTAGCTTTTAACTTCAAGAAAGGGTTCCCCTACAATAACTTAGAATTCAGAAAAGCAATAGCCTATGCGATTCCAGTTGATAAGATTGTGGAAAAGTATTACGGCACCGATGGGGCGGTGCTAGGGAGTATGGGATTCTTAGGACCATTCTTTGGAGATTTTGCAAAGTACCTTCCAAAAGAAAAGCTTTATCCATACAATCCTGAAAAGGCAAAGGAAATACTTGACAAGTTAGGATTCAAAGATATTAACGGAGATGGATACAGAGAAACACCAGATGGTAAGCCGTTTGAGATTTACCTCCTTACCAGGGCTCCGGGAGACTCATTCTTCAGGGATGCCATTGGAGATGATATTGCAAGGTACCTGAAGGAAGTTGGATTGAAAGTAAAGGTAGATAAAGCCGGTGATTATTGGGACAAGTGGGGAGCAGGTTCCTGGGATCTTGCAATAGTTGGATATGTACCCTCAAAGCCAACTGATTTGGCATGGTTCACTACGGACAATCCTGGAAATAGAATAGGATACTCGAATCCAAAATTCGATGAATTATTTAATGAATTTCAGAGGATCGGTGATCCAAAAATAGCTTACCAACTTGAAGAAATACTAGCAAAGGATATACCATTTATAGCCTTATATCATCCAATTGTAGCTACTCCTTACAGAATTGACCACTACAGGGGATGGAAGCCCAACCCAAGATATTATACAGTTGGGTACTGGTCACTAATAGGAAGTCCAACAAAGATAATAAAAGAGACCGAAACAAAAATTATGACAACAACTTCAGTAACCACATCAGTAATTGAAAAGACTCAGACAATAGAGAAGAAAGAAACTGTAACAAAAACTGAAACAGTAGAAAAGGGGGTCTGTGGACCAGCAATCTTAGTTGCTCTAACGTCATTACCATTAATTCTGAGGAGAAGGAGAAGATAA
- a CDS encoding SIS domain-containing protein yields the protein MEYWMIRSIRETPKILKDVVKTPIDIPEDFKRYKRILFIGCGSSYYSSLAGAYTFLRLSSEIKAVAFPASEFILTYSNLSKDSLVFLSSRSGETKEIITAAKIVKQQGGKVIGITCNESSTLTKVSDAFYIIRDGEEPNIPATKSFSAITLILQKIAISLLNDTEAIESLEKDISKIPKVAKKIIEDEKEFMKISDRTLANKSLFVHLGSGATCIVTLEGALKFRETSYIANEVFPMFEFRHGPIALKVHKDKIATFLVLHKTCKEYEENIRRFILEINDLKPIIITNNPELSEFSDNTYLVPWSGSEVLSIIPFVIPYQIMAYYLSISLGHDPDNPSGLAKYVSNF from the coding sequence ATGGAATATTGGATGATTAGATCAATAAGAGAAACTCCTAAAATTTTAAAAGATGTTGTAAAGACTCCAATTGACATTCCAGAGGATTTTAAGAGGTACAAGAGAATACTCTTTATTGGATGTGGCAGTTCCTATTACTCATCTTTAGCGGGAGCGTATACATTTCTTAGGTTATCTTCAGAGATAAAGGCCGTTGCATTTCCAGCCTCCGAATTTATCCTTACCTATTCAAACCTCTCTAAAGACAGCCTAGTGTTTCTATCATCTCGTTCAGGGGAGACCAAAGAAATCATAACTGCAGCGAAAATCGTGAAACAACAGGGGGGAAAAGTTATAGGGATTACCTGTAATGAAAGCTCCACTTTAACAAAAGTTTCAGATGCATTTTACATTATACGTGATGGAGAAGAACCAAACATACCTGCAACTAAATCGTTTTCAGCGATAACTTTAATTCTCCAAAAAATTGCAATATCTTTGTTAAATGATACAGAAGCCATTGAATCTCTTGAAAAAGATATATCTAAAATTCCAAAAGTAGCGAAAAAGATTATCGAAGATGAAAAAGAGTTTATGAAGATAAGTGACAGGACATTGGCAAATAAGAGCTTATTTGTCCACCTTGGCTCTGGAGCAACATGCATAGTAACCCTTGAAGGAGCTTTGAAATTTAGGGAAACGTCATATATTGCAAACGAGGTCTTTCCGATGTTTGAATTCAGACATGGACCGATAGCACTAAAGGTTCATAAGGACAAGATAGCGACTTTCTTAGTTCTTCACAAAACCTGTAAAGAATATGAAGAGAATATAAGAAGATTTATTCTCGAGATTAACGATTTGAAGCCAATAATAATTACAAATAACCCTGAATTATCTGAGTTTAGTGATAACACATATCTAGTTCCATGGTCTGGAAGCGAGGTATTAAGCATAATCCCGTTTGTAATCCCTTACCAGATTATGGCCTATTATCTAAGTATTTCCCTTGGACATGACCCAGATAATCCTAGTGGATTAGCCAAGTATGTTTCTAACTTCTGA
- a CDS encoding putative glycoside hydrolase gives MSTRKVLGVLIVLIFGLSILQPHYVLAENKGNEEKIVGVWMWPSTYRGYYERALESFGYRDPFNVTVYPNIPKEIREKALNMAAKQLIQELKNAGITDIFLEVKLTTGYLIYPSKAYPERTYPSYPYNDTNILIPLLKEAHKNGIRVHAWIIVHYDKDFFGKIDPIWHVGKAKYNWKPTPIPGRVRLANKEYLKVLEQISKELISMGFDGIHLDYIRYPHMVYSFSPADIKRAQEYGINVTKVIFAVRHTFYDDVPLQNGSVAGPRDPYYIFKLYLKRDPDIVKWFELRRKDVDSYVGNITKFVHSLKTWNNKVPIVSAALMPDLTRDNILYPKEFQLLHYGQVWSDFVKLGVDWLIPMAYYRDYGEPVKWVGIVKSHVINAAGNVSVPLVGVQTYSVSWEDILNEERYVFSELGDKKAVIIPLPDDIPSDPNIAEKVIDTLTIINKELYKRNIEGYMTLEILDINGTTIPKGSLIIVGEKAILDNILLQIPMKTIEINKLPKIQVIPLIPPKIAILDVGSEYTIHEVLKELGFQYDIIPAEKIKEGELKKYDILVLPPGSGTWEAKLLGKEGSVKVSEFIAGGGGLIGICAGGYAVIKGYNEPTSEIQLVDARLKNWPKWWLGVGIVNVKVINQSNPVTFGFKDSFRAIYWNGPVFEPYDLKANTTLGLDVAPYVELVKYISTEDTEGAFSYGWGDFNKTYVDSIMKNAPAVIFSKYGEGKILLFSFHPELTSGDTEYALNSILDSRYNYRLLFNAVYFVSRKSGEITLEPGKGIIYFRWATYKSRLNSPDVSIKVHAQGAILTVKVINYGNVEAKNVTVDIVLTLNNTEKVLEVSRALETLSPGEVKYETIILGPSLLTSRIGLHKIKVTASVKAENEVSLTISNNKVEKEYLIMVFPQTPIVLFVPS, from the coding sequence ATGAGCACAAGAAAAGTATTGGGAGTATTAATAGTCTTAATATTTGGCCTTTCAATACTTCAGCCACACTATGTGTTAGCAGAGAATAAAGGTAATGAAGAGAAGATAGTCGGAGTATGGATGTGGCCCAGTACCTATAGAGGATATTATGAAAGAGCCCTTGAAAGCTTTGGATACAGGGATCCTTTTAATGTTACAGTATACCCAAATATTCCAAAGGAGATAAGAGAAAAAGCACTAAATATGGCTGCAAAACAACTTATCCAAGAATTAAAGAATGCTGGTATAACGGATATATTCTTAGAAGTTAAATTAACTACAGGATACCTAATATACCCAAGTAAGGCCTATCCAGAAAGAACATATCCGAGCTATCCATACAATGATACTAATATTCTCATCCCTCTCCTGAAGGAGGCTCACAAGAATGGAATTAGGGTACATGCCTGGATAATTGTCCATTATGATAAAGACTTCTTTGGTAAAATAGATCCAATATGGCATGTTGGAAAAGCAAAGTATAACTGGAAGCCGACTCCAATCCCCGGCAGGGTAAGATTAGCGAATAAGGAATACCTAAAAGTCCTCGAGCAAATATCAAAGGAATTAATCTCCATGGGATTCGATGGAATACATCTAGACTATATAAGATATCCACATATGGTATACAGTTTTTCCCCAGCTGATATAAAAAGAGCTCAGGAATATGGGATTAATGTTACAAAGGTAATATTTGCCGTTAGACACACATTTTATGATGATGTTCCATTGCAAAATGGGAGTGTTGCCGGTCCAAGGGACCCCTATTACATCTTCAAGTTATACCTGAAAAGAGATCCGGACATAGTAAAGTGGTTTGAGCTTAGGAGAAAAGATGTCGACTCATATGTAGGGAATATTACAAAATTTGTTCACTCACTGAAGACTTGGAATAATAAAGTCCCAATAGTCTCTGCCGCATTGATGCCAGACCTGACAAGGGATAACATTCTTTATCCAAAGGAATTCCAACTATTGCACTATGGCCAAGTATGGTCCGATTTTGTGAAGTTAGGGGTAGATTGGCTAATTCCTATGGCCTACTACAGGGACTATGGGGAACCAGTTAAGTGGGTAGGGATTGTTAAGAGCCATGTAATAAATGCAGCAGGAAATGTAAGCGTGCCCTTAGTCGGCGTTCAAACATATAGTGTATCTTGGGAAGACATTCTCAACGAGGAAAGATATGTATTCTCTGAACTTGGTGATAAAAAAGCTGTGATAATACCTCTTCCTGATGACATACCTTCAGATCCAAATATCGCTGAAAAGGTAATAGACACCCTCACTATAATTAACAAAGAGTTATATAAGAGGAACATTGAAGGGTACATGACTCTTGAAATCCTGGATATAAATGGAACAACTATTCCAAAAGGTTCTCTCATAATAGTTGGAGAGAAAGCCATACTAGATAATATTCTCCTTCAGATACCTATGAAGACCATTGAGATCAACAAACTCCCCAAGATACAGGTAATTCCTTTAATTCCTCCAAAAATTGCAATATTAGATGTTGGATCAGAGTACACCATACATGAAGTATTAAAAGAACTTGGATTCCAGTACGACATTATCCCAGCAGAAAAAATAAAAGAGGGAGAATTGAAAAAATATGATATCCTAGTACTACCCCCCGGGAGTGGAACTTGGGAAGCTAAATTACTAGGAAAAGAAGGATCAGTAAAAGTTTCCGAGTTCATTGCCGGTGGGGGAGGCTTGATAGGTATTTGTGCTGGAGGGTACGCTGTAATAAAAGGATATAATGAACCAACGTCTGAAATACAACTTGTTGATGCAAGACTTAAAAACTGGCCAAAGTGGTGGTTGGGAGTAGGAATTGTAAATGTTAAAGTAATAAACCAGAGCAATCCAGTAACTTTTGGATTTAAAGATAGTTTCAGAGCTATATACTGGAATGGCCCAGTATTTGAACCCTATGATCTAAAAGCTAATACAACACTTGGATTGGATGTTGCTCCCTACGTTGAGCTTGTTAAATATATATCAACAGAGGATACAGAAGGAGCCTTTAGCTATGGATGGGGAGACTTTAATAAAACATATGTAGATAGCATTATGAAAAATGCGCCTGCAGTGATATTCTCAAAATATGGTGAAGGAAAAATACTCTTATTCAGTTTCCACCCAGAATTAACAAGTGGAGATACAGAGTATGCACTAAATAGTATTCTAGATAGCAGGTACAACTATAGGTTACTATTCAACGCGGTGTATTTTGTCTCTAGAAAGAGTGGGGAGATAACGCTTGAACCCGGAAAAGGAATCATATACTTTAGGTGGGCAACATACAAGAGTAGATTGAACAGTCCGGATGTCAGTATAAAAGTCCACGCCCAAGGAGCTATATTAACTGTGAAAGTTATAAATTATGGAAATGTAGAAGCAAAGAACGTGACAGTAGATATAGTTCTTACTCTCAATAATACTGAAAAGGTCTTAGAGGTTTCTAGAGCATTAGAGACATTATCCCCAGGAGAAGTTAAATATGAGACCATAATCCTGGGACCATCTTTATTAACCTCAAGAATAGGATTACACAAGATTAAAGTGACTGCCAGTGTAAAAGCTGAAAACGAAGTCTCTTTGACTATAAGCAATAACAAGGTTGAAAAAGAATACCTTATCATGGTATTTCCTCAAACTCCAATAGTTCTTTTTGTTCCTTCATGA